In a single window of the Flavobacterium sp. W4I14 genome:
- a CDS encoding hypothetical protein (product_source=Hypo-rule applied; cleavage_site_network=SignalP-noTM; superfamily=47762), which produces MKLYLRSILCFAALCAFFSKVNAQQDFLINSKNDTLKGEIKKQFIGFYRFKPEGGTSFNKIPIRETKEFYKVEKEINYLVKVRPDKRSPDFLQRLVKGKIDLLEYYRQSGNNQVDIVWYASKENGELFEVKSNHILGSRNDRKDRLYSLISDKPELLEKFKKGDGYSFEAVKECIKLYNSN; this is translated from the coding sequence ATGAAACTATATTTACGCTCTATCTTATGCTTTGCAGCATTATGTGCTTTTTTTTCTAAGGTTAATGCTCAGCAGGATTTTCTAATTAATTCAAAAAACGACACTTTAAAAGGTGAAATAAAAAAACAATTTATTGGTTTTTATCGGTTCAAACCAGAGGGAGGTACCAGTTTTAATAAAATTCCAATCCGCGAAACGAAGGAATTTTACAAAGTAGAAAAAGAAATAAATTATCTTGTTAAAGTACGTCCCGACAAAAGAAGTCCTGATTTTTTACAAAGATTGGTTAAAGGCAAAATTGATTTACTCGAATATTACAGACAAAGTGGTAATAATCAGGTTGATATTGTTTGGTATGCGAGTAAAGAAAATGGAGAACTGTTTGAGGTAAAAAGCAACCATATCCTTGGTTCTCGCAATGATCGCAAAGATAGGTTATATAGCTTAATAAGTGATAAGCCAGAACTTTTAGAGAAATTTAAGAAAGGTGATGGTTATAGCTTTGAAGCCGTAAAAGAATGTATTAAACTATATAACTCAAACTAA
- a CDS encoding 4-hydroxy-3-polyprenylbenzoate decarboxylase (product_source=KO:K03186; cath_funfam=3.40.50.1950; cog=COG0163; ko=KO:K03186; pfam=PF02441; superfamily=52507; tigrfam=TIGR00421) — MIKKKVIVAVTGASGSIYAKVLFDRLLTLKDQIEAVGVVMSDNAKAVWQFELGNQDYNHFKDFTFYSKNDFNAPFASGSAKYDTMIIVPCSMGTLGRVAHGISNDLISRAADVVLKERRKLIAVVRDTPFSLIHINNMKTVTEAGGIICPANPSFYSLPQTLEEVAGTVISRVLDLAGFEQESYRWQEQ, encoded by the coding sequence ATGATTAAAAAGAAAGTGATTGTTGCGGTTACAGGAGCCAGCGGTTCTATTTATGCAAAGGTTTTATTTGACCGGTTATTAACATTAAAAGATCAGATTGAGGCTGTTGGTGTAGTGATGAGCGACAATGCAAAAGCGGTTTGGCAATTCGAACTGGGGAACCAGGATTATAACCATTTTAAAGACTTTACCTTTTATAGCAAAAACGATTTTAATGCCCCTTTTGCCTCGGGGTCGGCAAAATACGATACCATGATTATCGTTCCTTGTTCTATGGGAACTTTGGGTAGGGTAGCACATGGGATATCGAACGATTTGATTTCGAGGGCAGCAGACGTTGTGTTAAAAGAACGCAGGAAATTAATAGCTGTAGTACGAGATACCCCGTTCAGTTTAATCCATATCAATAATATGAAAACTGTAACTGAAGCGGGTGGAATCATCTGTCCGGCCAATCCATCTTTTTACAGTTTGCCTCAAACATTAGAAGAAGTTGCCGGAACGGTAATTAGTCGGGTGTTAGACCTGGCAGGTTTTGAGCAGGAAAGTTATCGTTGGCAGGAGCAGTAA
- a CDS encoding two-component system sensor histidine kinase VicK (product_source=KO:K07652; cath_funfam=1.10.287.130,1.20.58.60,3.30.450.20,3.30.565.10; cog=COG5002; ko=KO:K07652; pfam=PF00512,PF02518,PF08448; smart=SM00086,SM00387,SM00388; superfamily=47384,55785,55874; tigrfam=TIGR00229), with the protein MIDLASPFLKALLKHSKNPIIIFKVKPILVVVEHNDAYQALIARVGGKLKFYDINIIPNLLSPAEKVLLIKTVQKVSELKAKSTLVIHPIYSNSPNVKWELDFSPVLQNDRPVEYIICSLREIPLDENNLEHILFELSESEARFRGFFEQAPLGMCVLKGPELITEYANDNILKLWGKTRKEVIGVAQEKARPELEKQQALVAHVKDIFKNGQPLTINELKISTPVSDGYFIAFYEPLKNDKNEVTRILVIIKDITEQVNFKKELLKAKDILKIAMDASEMGSWNIDLESKQILLSERAQQIYELENNRLGIEEAKSLISMEDIGHLTSGIRSALHHRNAFNIEYQINLNGISAKSKWLRTAGKAYYNEQGKAVYIAGAVLDITEHKQDEIRKNDFIGMVSHELKTPLTSLSAYVQLLQHKFKETDNDFTIQILDKVNVQLKRMSLMIDGFLNVSLLEAGKILLNKTNFSLIDLIKTIAEENRIVLPSHFIQVIGTEEMIVNADMEKIGNVITNLIGNAAKYSKKNSLIAIKCETQNDHVIVSVEDEGIGIRENDIPKLFDRFYRVDSPDTKTIAGFGVGLYICAEVIERHQGKIWAESKLGTGSTFYFSLPTTNDQQ; encoded by the coding sequence ATGATAGATTTAGCCTCTCCCTTCTTAAAAGCACTGTTAAAACATTCTAAGAACCCCATAATCATTTTTAAAGTAAAACCGATATTGGTGGTGGTAGAACATAATGATGCTTACCAAGCTTTAATAGCGCGTGTGGGAGGAAAATTAAAGTTCTATGATATTAACATTATCCCAAACCTCCTGTCTCCTGCCGAAAAAGTGCTTTTGATTAAAACAGTTCAGAAAGTAAGTGAGCTCAAGGCAAAAAGTACCTTGGTTATCCATCCCATTTATTCTAACTCACCAAACGTAAAATGGGAATTAGACTTTTCGCCCGTATTACAAAACGATCGCCCGGTTGAATATATCATCTGTTCATTAAGGGAAATTCCGTTAGATGAAAATAACCTTGAACATATTTTATTTGAACTTTCAGAAAGTGAGGCACGTTTTAGAGGGTTTTTCGAGCAGGCCCCTCTGGGCATGTGCGTATTAAAAGGTCCGGAGCTTATTACAGAATATGCAAACGATAACATATTAAAACTTTGGGGGAAAACCAGGAAAGAAGTCATCGGGGTTGCGCAAGAAAAGGCACGACCAGAACTCGAAAAACAGCAAGCACTTGTAGCGCATGTAAAAGATATTTTTAAAAATGGCCAACCTTTAACAATCAATGAATTAAAAATTTCAACACCTGTTTCTGATGGTTATTTTATAGCTTTTTACGAGCCGTTAAAAAATGATAAAAATGAAGTAACCAGGATTTTAGTGATTATTAAAGATATTACGGAGCAGGTGAATTTTAAAAAAGAACTACTTAAAGCGAAAGACATTTTAAAAATAGCCATGGATGCATCCGAAATGGGTTCATGGAATATCGATCTGGAAAGCAAGCAGATACTTTTATCGGAAAGGGCACAACAAATTTACGAACTGGAAAACAATAGGTTGGGCATAGAAGAAGCTAAATCATTGATTTCTATGGAAGACATAGGGCACCTTACTAGTGGCATCAGAAGTGCATTGCACCACCGAAATGCTTTTAACATCGAATATCAGATTAATTTGAATGGCATAAGCGCTAAAAGCAAATGGTTAAGAACAGCAGGAAAAGCCTATTATAACGAACAAGGAAAAGCTGTTTATATTGCTGGAGCTGTTTTGGATATTACAGAACATAAACAGGACGAAATTAGAAAAAACGACTTTATAGGCATGGTAAGTCACGAGCTTAAAACTCCATTAACATCGTTAAGTGCTTATGTACAACTTTTACAGCATAAATTTAAAGAAACTGATAACGACTTCACCATTCAGATACTTGATAAGGTAAATGTTCAATTAAAAAGAATGTCGTTGATGATTGATGGCTTTTTAAATGTATCCTTATTAGAAGCTGGCAAAATTTTATTGAACAAAACAAATTTTAGCCTTATTGATCTGATTAAAACCATAGCTGAAGAAAATAGAATTGTTTTACCCAGCCACTTCATCCAGGTGATTGGTACGGAAGAAATGATTGTAAATGCCGATATGGAGAAAATCGGCAATGTGATCACTAACCTGATTGGAAATGCAGCGAAATACTCAAAAAAGAACTCTTTAATTGCAATAAAGTGCGAAACACAAAACGATCACGTAATTGTAAGTGTGGAAGATGAAGGTATAGGCATTAGGGAAAATGATATACCCAAACTTTTTGACCGTTTTTACCGCGTAGACAGCCCTGACACTAAAACAATTGCAGGATTTGGAGTTGGCCTGTATATCTGTGCCGAAGTAATTGAAAGACATCAGGGAAAAATTTGGGCAGAAAGCAAATTGGGTACTGGTTCTACATTTTATTTCAGCCTACCCACTACAAATGACCAACAATAA
- a CDS encoding CspA family cold shock protein (product_source=KO:K03704; cath_funfam=2.40.50.140; cog=COG1278; ko=KO:K03704; superfamily=50249) — translation MPIIYKKYSVMGDMRKGDVTQIDFEYGHGTIIDENGQDIHFQLDNLSDQININSKIIFEIELHKRGLVAVNVKLEMEEIRG, via the coding sequence TTGCCTATTATTTATAAAAAATATTCTGTAATGGGTGATATGAGGAAGGGAGACGTTACTCAGATTGACTTTGAATATGGACATGGAACCATTATTGACGAAAATGGCCAGGATATTCACTTTCAATTAGATAATTTATCTGATCAAATTAATATAAATTCGAAAATAATTTTTGAAATAGAATTACACAAACGCGGTTTGGTAGCAGTTAACGTTAAATTAGAAATGGAAGAAATAAGAGGTTAG
- a CDS encoding hypothetical protein (product_source=Hypo-rule applied; cath_funfam=3.30.240.10; pfam=PF12244; superfamily=47413): protein MKNLIQTPSTKEEIILLSEETDRNYWANRLGVSSEVLKSAVRATRSIMLNQIAAYLNQQKKKISIS, encoded by the coding sequence ATGAAAAATCTCATCCAAACTCCAAGCACTAAAGAAGAAATCATCTTATTATCCGAAGAAACAGATCGAAATTATTGGGCTAACCGTTTAGGCGTAAGTTCTGAAGTTTTGAAATCTGCAGTAAGGGCAACAAGAAGCATTATGTTAAATCAAATCGCAGCTTATTTAAATCAGCAAAAGAAAAAAATCAGCATTTCCTGA
- a CDS encoding hypothetical protein (product_source=Hypo-rule applied) codes for MVTTTKAASAAKRPTSAVAIKFISNSNFPLSACPNV; via the coding sequence ATGGTAACTACAACAAAAGCAGCAAGTGCTGCTAAAAGACCTACATCAGCTGTAGCTATAAAATTTATCTCAAATTCGAATTTTCCGCTTTCGGCTTGTCCAAATGTTTAA
- a CDS encoding hypothetical protein (product_source=Hypo-rule applied; superfamily=109801) has translation MAGNDPKVQAKVFLYELNNTRHEYGFSATEGWTLDLATNNQKKDLENKYYPLLSLTIAPENIMETLDLLQDKLGTAVTNIKHSLNPKKISKESVNLLAYCTGRLKY, from the coding sequence ATGGCAGGTAACGATCCGAAAGTTCAGGCAAAAGTTTTTTTGTACGAACTTAATAATACAAGGCACGAATATGGTTTTTCTGCAACCGAAGGATGGACTTTAGATTTAGCCACAAATAATCAGAAAAAGGATTTGGAGAATAAATATTATCCCTTATTATCATTAACCATAGCACCAGAAAATATAATGGAGACGCTCGATCTCTTGCAAGATAAGCTTGGAACCGCAGTTACGAACATCAAACATAGCCTTAACCCCAAGAAAATTTCAAAAGAATCTGTTAATCTATTGGCTTATTGTACAGGAAGATTAAAGTATTAA
- a CDS encoding hypothetical protein (product_source=Hypo-rule applied) — MSRDKKKEAGVNKKAPSDYQSGKGKSVKVETDLFAKKPGKNGR; from the coding sequence ATGAGTAGAGACAAAAAGAAAGAGGCTGGTGTTAATAAAAAAGCACCGTCTGATTATCAATCAGGAAAAGGTAAGTCGGTAAAGGTTGAGACAGATCTGTTTGCAAAAAAGCCGGGTAAAAATGGCAGGTAA
- a CDS encoding CBS domain-containing membrane protein (product_source=KO:K07168; cog=COG3448; ko=KO:K07168; pfam=PF04982; superfamily=103473; transmembrane_helix_parts=Inside_1_26,TMhelix_27_44,Outside_45_53,TMhelix_54_76,Inside_77_82,TMhelix_83_105,Outside_106_146,TMhelix_147_169,Inside_170_193), translating to MRKRIRKHLRTAKYIVYKETLVDFKEHFWTFIGAFVGVGIIGLLNSKYFTANDNLFLIGSFGASSVLIYGIINSPLAQPRNLVGGHLVCAIIGVTVHKLIPGEVWLAAALSVSLSIVLMQITKTLHPPGGATALIANIGSAKIQSLGYLYVLSPVLSGACILLMVAIIVNNRTSHRSYPNNKKWYRVWHRYRR from the coding sequence ATGAGAAAACGGATAAGAAAACACCTTCGAACAGCAAAATATATTGTTTACAAAGAAACTTTAGTCGATTTTAAAGAACACTTTTGGACATTTATAGGTGCTTTTGTAGGTGTTGGTATTATTGGGTTACTTAATTCTAAATACTTTACTGCGAATGATAATTTATTTCTAATCGGTTCTTTTGGGGCTTCATCTGTACTCATTTATGGTATTATCAATAGTCCGCTTGCACAACCGAGAAATTTGGTCGGCGGCCACCTGGTGTGTGCCATAATAGGTGTTACCGTTCATAAGCTAATTCCAGGCGAAGTTTGGTTGGCCGCTGCATTATCTGTTTCATTATCTATTGTATTAATGCAGATCACAAAGACCTTGCATCCCCCAGGGGGAGCAACGGCGCTAATTGCCAATATAGGGTCAGCCAAAATTCAGTCTTTGGGTTATTTATACGTGCTAAGTCCAGTATTATCAGGTGCTTGTATCCTTTTAATGGTGGCTATTATTGTCAACAACAGAACCTCTCACCGTAGTTATCCCAATAACAAAAAATGGTATAGGGTTTGGCATCGCTACCGCAGATAA
- a CDS encoding chemotaxis protein MotB (product_source=KO:K02557; cath_funfam=1.20.58.60,3.30.1330.60; cleavage_site_network=SignalP-noTM; cog=COG1360; ko=KO:K02557; pfam=PF00691; superfamily=103088,90257): protein MKLYKSIPIMLFAIALAAGCVSNKKYAELQDTYSKLRERNQELSNKYQDSQRELSGSTSRVKSLEEQIASEKANVTALQDALNKCLNSSSQGNVNISKLVDEINSSNKYIKQLVNAKNKSDSLNMVLTNNLTRSLSKEELGDVDVQVLKGVVYISLADNMLYKSGSYEVSDKAGETLNKIAKIIKDYDTYDVLIEGNTDNVPIAQTNIRNNWDLSALRASSVVQVLQTKYAVDPKRLTAGGRGEFNPIADNTTAGGKAKNRRTQIIITPKLDQFMDLIGKAPEQAQK from the coding sequence ATGAAATTATACAAATCAATTCCCATAATGCTCTTTGCCATTGCGCTTGCAGCTGGTTGTGTAAGCAATAAGAAGTATGCAGAACTTCAGGATACCTATTCCAAATTGAGAGAAAGGAATCAGGAGTTAAGTAATAAATACCAGGATAGCCAACGCGAGCTTAGCGGCAGCACCAGCAGGGTTAAAAGTTTGGAAGAACAGATTGCTTCAGAAAAAGCCAATGTAACTGCATTGCAGGATGCTTTGAACAAATGTTTAAATTCTAGTAGCCAGGGCAATGTTAACATTTCGAAACTGGTTGATGAAATTAACAGTTCGAATAAATACATTAAACAACTGGTAAATGCCAAAAATAAAAGCGATTCGCTTAATATGGTGTTAACTAACAATTTAACGCGATCATTAAGTAAAGAAGAGTTGGGAGATGTTGATGTACAGGTGCTTAAAGGTGTGGTTTATATCTCTTTAGCTGATAACATGTTGTATAAATCAGGTAGTTACGAAGTTTCCGATAAAGCAGGAGAAACTTTAAACAAAATTGCTAAAATCATTAAAGATTACGATACTTATGATGTGCTGATTGAAGGTAATACCGATAATGTGCCTATTGCGCAGACCAATATCCGAAACAACTGGGATTTAAGTGCCTTGCGTGCTTCATCAGTAGTTCAGGTATTGCAAACCAAATATGCTGTCGACCCTAAGCGATTAACAGCTGGCGGCCGCGGTGAATTTAATCCAATTGCTGATAACACAACAGCAGGAGGGAAAGCGAAAAACAGACGTACACAGATCATTATTACACCTAAGTTAGATCAGTTTATGGATCTGATTGGAAAAGCACCTGAACAGGCTCAAAAATAA
- a CDS encoding hypothetical protein (product_source=Hypo-rule applied; cath_funfam=2.60.120.560; cleavage_site_network=SignalP-noTM; pfam=PF06439,PF07944; superfamily=48208,49899) → MKRIFTSIYFLVSCLSIHTLNAQNLTEFNKAPLKQNVYVQLPIGSIKAKGWLLKQLEQQRDGATGRAEELYPEKDNLGKNSDWLGGDGNGWERVPYYVKGLVALAYTLDDPSLKAKAQKYIDWTLNNQQANGLFGPPKMKDWWPRMPMMYALQSYYEATNDKRVIPFLSKYFKYELAYLDGDPLKEWGKSRAGDNMEIAIWLYNKTGDQDLLQLVEKLKQQAYPWINIYSNNGFYFFGDDFQPKHMVNVAQALKFPVLYAQLQDRPSNLEALSKGIAHIMHDHGQPEGLGSGTEFLAGTSSIEGVETCTVVEWMQSLETTAKVIHDARIGDQLEKVAFNALPAQFSRDFKNHSYYTLPNQVQSIHGEHGFNQDYGSGIVSSPYSGFGCCRYNMHMGWPYFVKSSVVATPQGGLAVITYGPMEIETVVANNKKIKITEETNYPFEEKIRLKVGLTTSTSFPLILRIPAWSVKPSIKLNGTILKGVKAGEMFTISRKWKDQDRLELNFPMQITTHAQVNNSISVERGPIVYALEIKAANKVTKTHPVAGFTDYEIRPESAWNYGLVLDKGNLSNVSVVSAAMPENPFIAANTPVKLKVQAKKIPSWTLGYNKVAAFDVPFSPISSTEKQEQITLVPYGSENIRLSCFPVIGQPKKINKALVENFDQGMASNWVFYGGGWFWKDGAINSASNAGSGGYGINGSKYVANGTDFKDFTYQANVKINTAGDAGLMFRVSNPAIGADAYQGYYVGLDPLNGTVLLGKANGQKWTVISSGKYPVEMNKMYTLKIMAKGAEFDVFINGSAKPILSATDSQYQSGSIGLRAYKALASFDSVKINAF, encoded by the coding sequence ATGAAAAGAATATTTACCTCAATCTATTTTCTGGTTTCCTGTCTATCTATTCATACTTTAAATGCTCAAAATTTAACTGAATTCAACAAAGCCCCACTAAAACAAAATGTTTATGTGCAATTGCCTATAGGGAGTATTAAAGCCAAAGGATGGTTGTTAAAGCAACTGGAACAGCAAAGAGATGGTGCAACGGGAAGGGCAGAAGAGTTATACCCGGAAAAAGATAATCTGGGCAAAAACTCCGATTGGTTAGGAGGCGATGGAAATGGATGGGAACGGGTACCATATTATGTGAAAGGTTTAGTAGCATTGGCTTATACCTTAGATGATCCTTCGCTAAAAGCAAAAGCGCAAAAGTATATCGATTGGACTTTAAACAATCAACAAGCTAACGGATTATTCGGCCCGCCGAAAATGAAAGACTGGTGGCCACGCATGCCAATGATGTATGCTTTGCAAAGTTATTACGAGGCCACAAATGATAAAAGGGTAATTCCTTTTCTGTCAAAATATTTCAAATACGAACTCGCCTATCTGGATGGCGATCCATTAAAGGAATGGGGTAAATCAAGAGCTGGTGATAATATGGAAATTGCCATTTGGCTTTACAATAAAACCGGCGATCAGGATTTATTACAACTCGTAGAAAAGTTAAAACAACAGGCATACCCTTGGATCAATATTTATAGCAACAACGGGTTTTACTTTTTTGGTGATGATTTTCAGCCAAAACATATGGTAAATGTAGCTCAGGCCTTAAAATTTCCGGTGCTTTATGCACAACTTCAAGATCGTCCTTCTAATCTTGAAGCACTTTCCAAAGGTATAGCGCACATTATGCACGACCATGGTCAGCCAGAAGGTTTAGGATCGGGAACTGAATTCCTGGCGGGTACAAGCAGCATAGAAGGCGTAGAAACCTGTACAGTGGTAGAATGGATGCAGAGTTTAGAAACTACGGCAAAGGTTATTCATGATGCAAGAATTGGCGATCAATTGGAAAAAGTAGCTTTTAATGCTTTGCCCGCCCAGTTTAGCCGCGATTTTAAAAACCATTCATATTATACGTTACCCAATCAGGTTCAAAGCATCCATGGTGAGCATGGCTTTAATCAAGATTACGGTTCAGGCATTGTTTCTAGTCCCTATTCAGGCTTTGGCTGCTGCCGCTATAACATGCACATGGGCTGGCCTTATTTTGTAAAAAGTAGTGTAGTGGCTACCCCTCAGGGCGGTTTGGCAGTAATTACTTATGGCCCGATGGAAATAGAAACTGTGGTAGCCAACAATAAAAAAATAAAAATTACCGAGGAAACCAATTATCCCTTTGAAGAAAAGATCAGGTTAAAAGTAGGTCTTACCACTTCTACATCCTTTCCATTGATTTTAAGAATCCCAGCCTGGAGTGTAAAACCTAGCATAAAATTAAATGGAACAATATTAAAAGGAGTAAAAGCGGGTGAAATGTTTACTATATCCCGCAAATGGAAAGATCAGGATCGATTAGAACTGAATTTCCCGATGCAAATTACTACTCATGCCCAAGTAAACAATTCCATTAGTGTAGAACGTGGGCCTATTGTGTACGCATTAGAAATTAAGGCAGCAAATAAGGTAACCAAAACACATCCGGTTGCTGGCTTTACAGATTACGAAATCCGTCCGGAATCGGCGTGGAATTATGGTCTAGTATTAGATAAAGGTAATTTAAGCAATGTTAGTGTGGTGAGCGCTGCTATGCCCGAAAATCCTTTTATCGCCGCGAATACACCAGTCAAATTAAAGGTTCAGGCAAAAAAGATTCCGTCATGGACATTAGGATATAACAAAGTAGCTGCTTTTGATGTGCCTTTTAGTCCAATTTCTTCAACCGAAAAACAGGAACAAATTACCTTGGTACCTTATGGATCGGAAAATATACGCCTAAGCTGTTTTCCTGTAATTGGTCAGCCAAAAAAAATAAATAAGGCTTTGGTCGAAAATTTTGATCAGGGAATGGCCAGCAATTGGGTTTTTTATGGTGGTGGCTGGTTCTGGAAAGATGGAGCGATTAATTCGGCATCAAATGCAGGCTCTGGTGGTTACGGCATAAATGGATCTAAATATGTGGCTAATGGAACAGATTTTAAAGATTTTACTTACCAGGCAAATGTTAAAATCAATACTGCTGGCGATGCTGGTTTAATGTTCAGGGTTTCTAATCCGGCAATTGGTGCCGATGCTTACCAAGGGTATTATGTGGGATTGGATCCGCTCAATGGAACGGTACTGTTAGGGAAAGCTAACGGGCAAAAATGGACCGTTATAAGTTCAGGAAAATATCCTGTTGAAATGAACAAAATGTATACCTTAAAGATAATGGCGAAAGGAGCTGAATTTGATGTTTTTATAAACGGATCGGCAAAACCCATTCTTTCTGCAACAGATAGTCAATATCAATCCGGTAGTATAGGATTAAGAGCGTATAAGGCTTTGGCTAGCTTCGATTCGGTAAAGATTAACGCTTTTTAA
- a CDS encoding hypothetical protein (product_source=Hypo-rule applied; pfam=PF14534; superfamily=54427) — translation MPNTLSDQETILLIADLEEKLLDGFKKTDLNTLDLLFADGMLFHDQYGNVLDKEMDLEAYRSGMIKINKINVSKREIRVFESIVIVSASLFIKGSYSNILLNGKYQWLRVWGKVSEDWKVISASCTSISV, via the coding sequence ATGCCAAATACTTTATCAGACCAGGAAACCATTCTCCTGATTGCCGACCTAGAAGAAAAATTATTAGATGGGTTTAAAAAAACTGACCTGAACACACTCGATTTATTGTTTGCCGATGGGATGCTTTTTCATGATCAGTATGGTAATGTGTTGGATAAAGAGATGGATCTGGAAGCCTATCGGAGTGGCATGATCAAAATTAATAAAATCAACGTATCCAAACGGGAAATACGTGTTTTTGAATCTATTGTTATTGTTTCTGCAAGCCTTTTTATTAAGGGAAGTTATTCAAATATTTTACTTAACGGCAAATATCAATGGCTAAGGGTTTGGGGTAAAGTGAGTGAAGATTGGAAAGTAATTTCTGCCAGTTGTACGAGCATTTCAGTATAA